In Amia ocellicauda isolate fAmiCal2 chromosome 5, fAmiCal2.hap1, whole genome shotgun sequence, a genomic segment contains:
- the LOC136749898 gene encoding Fc receptor-like protein 3 isoform X4, translating into MISVFTLRSHCPWVGRWGGVFPTAKHNFLFLLVAEVHNLSSSVKTTEERGVKMKLHGFALLIFITGLNCDIVNSASVLQKPTLTGPDAALLGINTYFQCVAPAIPETIVYVLWRGNREEQVGIQKSVNNEPARFTLPVTRRSNGNYSCEAKVEDSNTIRPQLSNSIQFKVIVPPVGTYIATDAKNDALVLFEGDQLTLHCEVVNGTHLSYDWFFNMQPVLHKFIRNRLLIDHVKTNQSGDYYCVARNQVNETNKYNTASNTVTVTIKVRVSKPDISYTVTKENLIYQAHILCKSVRGTPPVTFILVKFNRSLQNKSTEALNSTFTVQIALNQHMGDFHCRADNGAKSEVFSEPLMMEVVPVGGPVTLQTEHFLHESFRVLGIILTCSVERGSFPRYFWFLNESQLEEKGDFHSTMEKGRTLVLSHINPQNTGSYHCEARDSFDDTHRIRSQPQVVKMKEFFFTEVIALVFCCYFLLLLLLAACCIYMSRYRTARNSRNSSKEPEEPKMKSVSETQITSSVGESR; encoded by the exons ATGATATCAGTGTTCACATTGCGCTCCCACTGTCCATGGGTGGGTCGTTGGGGGGGTGTCTTTCCAACAGCCAAGCACAACTTTCTCTTCCTATTAGTAGCTGAAGTGCATAATCTTTCCTCAAGTGTGAAAACAACAGAGGAGAGAGGGGTGAAGATGAAGCTTCATGGGTTTGCTTTGCTGATTTTCA TTACAGGTTTGAATTGTGACATCGTTAATA GTGCATCAGTCTTACAGAAACCCACCCTCACAGGACCAGACGCAGCCCTTTTGGGAATAAACACATACTTTCAGTGTGTGGCACCTGCAATACCAGAAACCATTGTGTATGTCCTATGGAGAGGAAACAGAGAGGAACAGGTCGGCATCCAAAAATCAGTAAACAATGAACCCGCTCGGTTCACCCTCCCAGTTACGAGGCGCTCCAATGGAAACTACAGCTGTGAAGCCAAGGTGGAAGACAGTAACACCATCAGACCTCAGTTAAGCAACAGCATTCAGTTTAAAGTAATAG TACCTCCTGTTGGAACATATATTGCGACTGATGCTAAAAATGACGCACTTGTTCTCTTTGAGGGAGACCAGCTCACCCTTCACTGTGAAGTAGTGAATGGCACCCACCTCTCTTATGATTGGTTCTTCAATATGCAACCAGTTTTGCACAAGTTTATCAGGAACAGGTTGCTAATTGATCATGTCAAGACCAACCAATCAGGGGACTACTATTGTGTAGCAAGAAACCAGgttaatgaaacaaacaaatataacaCTGCGAgcaacacagtcacagtcacgATCAAAG TGCGAGTGTCTAAACCGGACATCTCATATACAGTCACTAAAGAAAACTTGATTTACCAAGCCCATATACTATGCAAGTCAGTCAGAGGAACTCCACCGGTCACCTTCATCCTTGTCAAGTTTAACAGAAGCCTCCAGAACAAAAGTACAGAGGCACTGAACAGTACCTTCACTGTGCAAATCGCTCTGAATCAACACATGGGGGATTTTCACTGCAGAGCAGACAATGGGGCAAAGAGTGAGGTGTTTAGTGAACCTTTAATGATGGAAGTAG TTCCAGTGGGGGGTCCCGTGACACTGCAGACTGAGCACTTCTTGCATGAAAGCTTCAGGGTGCTGGGGATAATACTCACCTGCTCCGTGGAGAGAGGGTCCTTCCCCCGGTACTTCTGGTTTTTAAATGAATCGCAATTGGAGGAGAAGGGCGATTTTCACTCAACCATGGAGAAGGGCCGAACCCTCGTGCTGTCCCATATCAACCCACAAAACACAGGCTCCTATCACTGCGAGGCCCGCGACAGCTTCGACGACACTCACCGGATAAGAAGCCAACCGCAGGTTGTCAAAATGAAAG AATTTTTCTTCACTGAAGTCATTGCTCTGGTGTTCTGCTGCTACTTCCTCCTGTTGCTTCTGTTGGCTGCATGCTGCATCTACATGTCAAGATACA GGACAGCAAGGAACAGCAGGAATAGCAG TAAGGAGCCGGAGGAGCCAAAGATGAAGTCAGTGTCTGAGACCCAG ATCACCTCTTCGGTGGGGGAATCCAGGTGA
- the LOC136749898 gene encoding Fc receptor-like protein 3 isoform X6, translating into MISVFTLRSHCPWVGRWGGVFPTAKHNFLFLLVAEVHNLSSSVKTTEERGVKMKLHGFALLIFITGLNCDIVNSASVLQKPTLTGPDAALLGINTYFQCVAPAIPETIVYVLWRGNREEQVGIQKSVNNEPARFTLPVTRRSNGNYSCEAKVEDSNTIRPQLSNSIQFKVIVPPVGTYIATDAKNDALVLFEGDQLTLHCEVVNGTHLSYDWFFNMQPVLHKFIRNRLLIDHVKTNQSGDYYCVARNQVNETNKYNTASNTVTVTIKVRVSKPDISYTVTKENLIYQAHILCKSVRGTPPVTFILVKFNRSLQNKSTEALNSTFTVQIALNQHMGDFHCRADNGAKSEVFSEPLMMEVVPVGGPVTLQTEHFLHESFRVLGIILTCSVERGSFPRYFWFLNESQLEEKGDFHSTMEKGRTLVLSHINPQNTGSYHCEARDSFDDTHRIRSQPQNFSSLKSLLWCSAATSSCCFCWLHAASTCQDTGQQGTAGIAVRSRRSQR; encoded by the exons ATGATATCAGTGTTCACATTGCGCTCCCACTGTCCATGGGTGGGTCGTTGGGGGGGTGTCTTTCCAACAGCCAAGCACAACTTTCTCTTCCTATTAGTAGCTGAAGTGCATAATCTTTCCTCAAGTGTGAAAACAACAGAGGAGAGAGGGGTGAAGATGAAGCTTCATGGGTTTGCTTTGCTGATTTTCA TTACAGGTTTGAATTGTGACATCGTTAATA GTGCATCAGTCTTACAGAAACCCACCCTCACAGGACCAGACGCAGCCCTTTTGGGAATAAACACATACTTTCAGTGTGTGGCACCTGCAATACCAGAAACCATTGTGTATGTCCTATGGAGAGGAAACAGAGAGGAACAGGTCGGCATCCAAAAATCAGTAAACAATGAACCCGCTCGGTTCACCCTCCCAGTTACGAGGCGCTCCAATGGAAACTACAGCTGTGAAGCCAAGGTGGAAGACAGTAACACCATCAGACCTCAGTTAAGCAACAGCATTCAGTTTAAAGTAATAG TACCTCCTGTTGGAACATATATTGCGACTGATGCTAAAAATGACGCACTTGTTCTCTTTGAGGGAGACCAGCTCACCCTTCACTGTGAAGTAGTGAATGGCACCCACCTCTCTTATGATTGGTTCTTCAATATGCAACCAGTTTTGCACAAGTTTATCAGGAACAGGTTGCTAATTGATCATGTCAAGACCAACCAATCAGGGGACTACTATTGTGTAGCAAGAAACCAGgttaatgaaacaaacaaatataacaCTGCGAgcaacacagtcacagtcacgATCAAAG TGCGAGTGTCTAAACCGGACATCTCATATACAGTCACTAAAGAAAACTTGATTTACCAAGCCCATATACTATGCAAGTCAGTCAGAGGAACTCCACCGGTCACCTTCATCCTTGTCAAGTTTAACAGAAGCCTCCAGAACAAAAGTACAGAGGCACTGAACAGTACCTTCACTGTGCAAATCGCTCTGAATCAACACATGGGGGATTTTCACTGCAGAGCAGACAATGGGGCAAAGAGTGAGGTGTTTAGTGAACCTTTAATGATGGAAGTAG TTCCAGTGGGGGGTCCCGTGACACTGCAGACTGAGCACTTCTTGCATGAAAGCTTCAGGGTGCTGGGGATAATACTCACCTGCTCCGTGGAGAGAGGGTCCTTCCCCCGGTACTTCTGGTTTTTAAATGAATCGCAATTGGAGGAGAAGGGCGATTTTCACTCAACCATGGAGAAGGGCCGAACCCTCGTGCTGTCCCATATCAACCCACAAAACACAGGCTCCTATCACTGCGAGGCCCGCGACAGCTTCGACGACACTCACCGGATAAGAAGCCAACCGCAG AATTTTTCTTCACTGAAGTCATTGCTCTGGTGTTCTGCTGCTACTTCCTCCTGTTGCTTCTGTTGGCTGCATGCTGCATCTACATGTCAAGATACA GGACAGCAAGGAACAGCAGGAATAGCAG TAAGGAGCCGGAGGAGCCAAAGATGA
- the LOC136749898 gene encoding Fc receptor-like protein 3 isoform X5, translating to MISVFTLRSHCPWVGRWGGVFPTAKHNFLFLLVAEVHNLSSSVKTTEERGVKMKLHGFALLIFITGLNCDIVNSASVLQKPTLTGPDAALLGINTYFQCVAPAIPETIVYVLWRGNREEQVGIQKSVNNEPARFTLPVTRRSNGNYSCEAKVEDSNTIRPQLSNSIQFKVIVPPVGTYIATDAKNDALVLFEGDQLTLHCEVVNGTHLSYDWFFNMQPVLHKFIRNRLLIDHVKTNQSGDYYCVARNQVNETNKYNTASNTVTVTIKVRVSKPDISYTVTKENLIYQAHILCKSVRGTPPVTFILVKFNRSLQNKSTEALNSTFTVQIALNQHMGDFHCRADNGAKSEVFSEPLMMEVVPVGGPVTLQTEHFLHESFRVLGIILTCSVERGSFPRYFWFLNESQLEEKGDFHSTMEKGRTLVLSHINPQNTGSYHCEARDSFDDTHRIRSQPQNFSSLKSLLWCSAATSSCCFCWLHAASTCQDTGQQGTAGIAAVRSRRSQR from the exons ATGATATCAGTGTTCACATTGCGCTCCCACTGTCCATGGGTGGGTCGTTGGGGGGGTGTCTTTCCAACAGCCAAGCACAACTTTCTCTTCCTATTAGTAGCTGAAGTGCATAATCTTTCCTCAAGTGTGAAAACAACAGAGGAGAGAGGGGTGAAGATGAAGCTTCATGGGTTTGCTTTGCTGATTTTCA TTACAGGTTTGAATTGTGACATCGTTAATA GTGCATCAGTCTTACAGAAACCCACCCTCACAGGACCAGACGCAGCCCTTTTGGGAATAAACACATACTTTCAGTGTGTGGCACCTGCAATACCAGAAACCATTGTGTATGTCCTATGGAGAGGAAACAGAGAGGAACAGGTCGGCATCCAAAAATCAGTAAACAATGAACCCGCTCGGTTCACCCTCCCAGTTACGAGGCGCTCCAATGGAAACTACAGCTGTGAAGCCAAGGTGGAAGACAGTAACACCATCAGACCTCAGTTAAGCAACAGCATTCAGTTTAAAGTAATAG TACCTCCTGTTGGAACATATATTGCGACTGATGCTAAAAATGACGCACTTGTTCTCTTTGAGGGAGACCAGCTCACCCTTCACTGTGAAGTAGTGAATGGCACCCACCTCTCTTATGATTGGTTCTTCAATATGCAACCAGTTTTGCACAAGTTTATCAGGAACAGGTTGCTAATTGATCATGTCAAGACCAACCAATCAGGGGACTACTATTGTGTAGCAAGAAACCAGgttaatgaaacaaacaaatataacaCTGCGAgcaacacagtcacagtcacgATCAAAG TGCGAGTGTCTAAACCGGACATCTCATATACAGTCACTAAAGAAAACTTGATTTACCAAGCCCATATACTATGCAAGTCAGTCAGAGGAACTCCACCGGTCACCTTCATCCTTGTCAAGTTTAACAGAAGCCTCCAGAACAAAAGTACAGAGGCACTGAACAGTACCTTCACTGTGCAAATCGCTCTGAATCAACACATGGGGGATTTTCACTGCAGAGCAGACAATGGGGCAAAGAGTGAGGTGTTTAGTGAACCTTTAATGATGGAAGTAG TTCCAGTGGGGGGTCCCGTGACACTGCAGACTGAGCACTTCTTGCATGAAAGCTTCAGGGTGCTGGGGATAATACTCACCTGCTCCGTGGAGAGAGGGTCCTTCCCCCGGTACTTCTGGTTTTTAAATGAATCGCAATTGGAGGAGAAGGGCGATTTTCACTCAACCATGGAGAAGGGCCGAACCCTCGTGCTGTCCCATATCAACCCACAAAACACAGGCTCCTATCACTGCGAGGCCCGCGACAGCTTCGACGACACTCACCGGATAAGAAGCCAACCGCAG AATTTTTCTTCACTGAAGTCATTGCTCTGGTGTTCTGCTGCTACTTCCTCCTGTTGCTTCTGTTGGCTGCATGCTGCATCTACATGTCAAGATACA GGACAGCAAGGAACAGCAGGAATAGCAG CAGTAAGGAGCCGGAGGAGCCAAAGATGA
- the LOC136749898 gene encoding Fc receptor-like protein 3 isoform X3, whose translation MISVFTLRSHCPWVGRWGGVFPTAKHNFLFLLVAEVHNLSSSVKTTEERGVKMKLHGFALLIFITGLNCDIVNSASVLQKPTLTGPDAALLGINTYFQCVAPAIPETIVYVLWRGNREEQVGIQKSVNNEPARFTLPVTRRSNGNYSCEAKVEDSNTIRPQLSNSIQFKVIVPPVGTYIATDAKNDALVLFEGDQLTLHCEVVNGTHLSYDWFFNMQPVLHKFIRNRLLIDHVKTNQSGDYYCVARNQVNETNKYNTASNTVTVTIKVRVSKPDISYTVTKENLIYQAHILCKSVRGTPPVTFILVKFNRSLQNKSTEALNSTFTVQIALNQHMGDFHCRADNGAKSEVFSEPLMMEVVPVGGPVTLQTEHFLHESFRVLGIILTCSVERGSFPRYFWFLNESQLEEKGDFHSTMEKGRTLVLSHINPQNTGSYHCEARDSFDDTHRIRSQPQVVKMKEFFFTEVIALVFCCYFLLLLLLAACCIYMSRYRTARNSRNSSSKEPEEPKMKSVSETQITSSVGESR comes from the exons ATGATATCAGTGTTCACATTGCGCTCCCACTGTCCATGGGTGGGTCGTTGGGGGGGTGTCTTTCCAACAGCCAAGCACAACTTTCTCTTCCTATTAGTAGCTGAAGTGCATAATCTTTCCTCAAGTGTGAAAACAACAGAGGAGAGAGGGGTGAAGATGAAGCTTCATGGGTTTGCTTTGCTGATTTTCA TTACAGGTTTGAATTGTGACATCGTTAATA GTGCATCAGTCTTACAGAAACCCACCCTCACAGGACCAGACGCAGCCCTTTTGGGAATAAACACATACTTTCAGTGTGTGGCACCTGCAATACCAGAAACCATTGTGTATGTCCTATGGAGAGGAAACAGAGAGGAACAGGTCGGCATCCAAAAATCAGTAAACAATGAACCCGCTCGGTTCACCCTCCCAGTTACGAGGCGCTCCAATGGAAACTACAGCTGTGAAGCCAAGGTGGAAGACAGTAACACCATCAGACCTCAGTTAAGCAACAGCATTCAGTTTAAAGTAATAG TACCTCCTGTTGGAACATATATTGCGACTGATGCTAAAAATGACGCACTTGTTCTCTTTGAGGGAGACCAGCTCACCCTTCACTGTGAAGTAGTGAATGGCACCCACCTCTCTTATGATTGGTTCTTCAATATGCAACCAGTTTTGCACAAGTTTATCAGGAACAGGTTGCTAATTGATCATGTCAAGACCAACCAATCAGGGGACTACTATTGTGTAGCAAGAAACCAGgttaatgaaacaaacaaatataacaCTGCGAgcaacacagtcacagtcacgATCAAAG TGCGAGTGTCTAAACCGGACATCTCATATACAGTCACTAAAGAAAACTTGATTTACCAAGCCCATATACTATGCAAGTCAGTCAGAGGAACTCCACCGGTCACCTTCATCCTTGTCAAGTTTAACAGAAGCCTCCAGAACAAAAGTACAGAGGCACTGAACAGTACCTTCACTGTGCAAATCGCTCTGAATCAACACATGGGGGATTTTCACTGCAGAGCAGACAATGGGGCAAAGAGTGAGGTGTTTAGTGAACCTTTAATGATGGAAGTAG TTCCAGTGGGGGGTCCCGTGACACTGCAGACTGAGCACTTCTTGCATGAAAGCTTCAGGGTGCTGGGGATAATACTCACCTGCTCCGTGGAGAGAGGGTCCTTCCCCCGGTACTTCTGGTTTTTAAATGAATCGCAATTGGAGGAGAAGGGCGATTTTCACTCAACCATGGAGAAGGGCCGAACCCTCGTGCTGTCCCATATCAACCCACAAAACACAGGCTCCTATCACTGCGAGGCCCGCGACAGCTTCGACGACACTCACCGGATAAGAAGCCAACCGCAGGTTGTCAAAATGAAAG AATTTTTCTTCACTGAAGTCATTGCTCTGGTGTTCTGCTGCTACTTCCTCCTGTTGCTTCTGTTGGCTGCATGCTGCATCTACATGTCAAGATACA GGACAGCAAGGAACAGCAGGAATAGCAG CAGTAAGGAGCCGGAGGAGCCAAAGATGAAGTCAGTGTCTGAGACCCAG ATCACCTCTTCGGTGGGGGAATCCAGGTGA
- the LOC136749898 gene encoding Fc receptor-like protein 3 isoform X1 has protein sequence MISVFTLRSHCPWVGRWGGVFPTAKHNFLFLLVAEVHNLSSSVKTTEERGVKMKLHGFALLIFITGLNCDIVNSASVLQKPTLTGPDAALLGINTYFQCVAPAIPETIVYVLWRGNREEQVGIQKSVNNEPARFTLPVTRRSNGNYSCEAKVEDSNTIRPQLSNSIQFKVIVPPVGTYIATDAKNDALVLFEGDQLTLHCEVVNGTHLSYDWFFNMQPVLHKFIRNRLLIDHVKTNQSGDYYCVARNQVNETNKYNTASNTVTVTIKVRVSKPDISYTVTKENLIYQAHILCKSVRGTPPVTFILVKFNRSLQNKSTEALNSTFTVQIALNQHMGDFHCRADNGAKSEVFSEPLMMEVVPVGGPVTLQTEHFLHESFRVLGIILTCSVERGSFPRYFWFLNESQLEEKGDFHSTMEKGRTLVLSHINPQNTGSYHCEARDSFDDTHRIRSQPQVVKMKEFFFTEVIALVFCCYFLLLLLLAACCIYMSRYRTARNSRNSSSKEPEEPKMKSVSETQLEEDSITYSEMREATKM, from the exons ATGATATCAGTGTTCACATTGCGCTCCCACTGTCCATGGGTGGGTCGTTGGGGGGGTGTCTTTCCAACAGCCAAGCACAACTTTCTCTTCCTATTAGTAGCTGAAGTGCATAATCTTTCCTCAAGTGTGAAAACAACAGAGGAGAGAGGGGTGAAGATGAAGCTTCATGGGTTTGCTTTGCTGATTTTCA TTACAGGTTTGAATTGTGACATCGTTAATA GTGCATCAGTCTTACAGAAACCCACCCTCACAGGACCAGACGCAGCCCTTTTGGGAATAAACACATACTTTCAGTGTGTGGCACCTGCAATACCAGAAACCATTGTGTATGTCCTATGGAGAGGAAACAGAGAGGAACAGGTCGGCATCCAAAAATCAGTAAACAATGAACCCGCTCGGTTCACCCTCCCAGTTACGAGGCGCTCCAATGGAAACTACAGCTGTGAAGCCAAGGTGGAAGACAGTAACACCATCAGACCTCAGTTAAGCAACAGCATTCAGTTTAAAGTAATAG TACCTCCTGTTGGAACATATATTGCGACTGATGCTAAAAATGACGCACTTGTTCTCTTTGAGGGAGACCAGCTCACCCTTCACTGTGAAGTAGTGAATGGCACCCACCTCTCTTATGATTGGTTCTTCAATATGCAACCAGTTTTGCACAAGTTTATCAGGAACAGGTTGCTAATTGATCATGTCAAGACCAACCAATCAGGGGACTACTATTGTGTAGCAAGAAACCAGgttaatgaaacaaacaaatataacaCTGCGAgcaacacagtcacagtcacgATCAAAG TGCGAGTGTCTAAACCGGACATCTCATATACAGTCACTAAAGAAAACTTGATTTACCAAGCCCATATACTATGCAAGTCAGTCAGAGGAACTCCACCGGTCACCTTCATCCTTGTCAAGTTTAACAGAAGCCTCCAGAACAAAAGTACAGAGGCACTGAACAGTACCTTCACTGTGCAAATCGCTCTGAATCAACACATGGGGGATTTTCACTGCAGAGCAGACAATGGGGCAAAGAGTGAGGTGTTTAGTGAACCTTTAATGATGGAAGTAG TTCCAGTGGGGGGTCCCGTGACACTGCAGACTGAGCACTTCTTGCATGAAAGCTTCAGGGTGCTGGGGATAATACTCACCTGCTCCGTGGAGAGAGGGTCCTTCCCCCGGTACTTCTGGTTTTTAAATGAATCGCAATTGGAGGAGAAGGGCGATTTTCACTCAACCATGGAGAAGGGCCGAACCCTCGTGCTGTCCCATATCAACCCACAAAACACAGGCTCCTATCACTGCGAGGCCCGCGACAGCTTCGACGACACTCACCGGATAAGAAGCCAACCGCAGGTTGTCAAAATGAAAG AATTTTTCTTCACTGAAGTCATTGCTCTGGTGTTCTGCTGCTACTTCCTCCTGTTGCTTCTGTTGGCTGCATGCTGCATCTACATGTCAAGATACA GGACAGCAAGGAACAGCAGGAATAGCAG CAGTAAGGAGCCGGAGGAGCCAAAGATGAAGTCAGTGTCTGAGACCCAG CTTGAAGAAGATTCTATAACTTACTCAGAAATGAGAGAAGCAACCAAAATGTGA
- the LOC136749898 gene encoding Fc receptor-like protein 3 isoform X2 yields the protein MISVFTLRSHCPWVGRWGGVFPTAKHNFLFLLVAEVHNLSSSVKTTEERGVKMKLHGFALLIFITGLNCDIVNSASVLQKPTLTGPDAALLGINTYFQCVAPAIPETIVYVLWRGNREEQVGIQKSVNNEPARFTLPVTRRSNGNYSCEAKVEDSNTIRPQLSNSIQFKVIVPPVGTYIATDAKNDALVLFEGDQLTLHCEVVNGTHLSYDWFFNMQPVLHKFIRNRLLIDHVKTNQSGDYYCVARNQVNETNKYNTASNTVTVTIKVRVSKPDISYTVTKENLIYQAHILCKSVRGTPPVTFILVKFNRSLQNKSTEALNSTFTVQIALNQHMGDFHCRADNGAKSEVFSEPLMMEVVPVGGPVTLQTEHFLHESFRVLGIILTCSVERGSFPRYFWFLNESQLEEKGDFHSTMEKGRTLVLSHINPQNTGSYHCEARDSFDDTHRIRSQPQVVKMKEFFFTEVIALVFCCYFLLLLLLAACCIYMSRYRTARNSRNSSKEPEEPKMKSVSETQLEEDSITYSEMREATKM from the exons ATGATATCAGTGTTCACATTGCGCTCCCACTGTCCATGGGTGGGTCGTTGGGGGGGTGTCTTTCCAACAGCCAAGCACAACTTTCTCTTCCTATTAGTAGCTGAAGTGCATAATCTTTCCTCAAGTGTGAAAACAACAGAGGAGAGAGGGGTGAAGATGAAGCTTCATGGGTTTGCTTTGCTGATTTTCA TTACAGGTTTGAATTGTGACATCGTTAATA GTGCATCAGTCTTACAGAAACCCACCCTCACAGGACCAGACGCAGCCCTTTTGGGAATAAACACATACTTTCAGTGTGTGGCACCTGCAATACCAGAAACCATTGTGTATGTCCTATGGAGAGGAAACAGAGAGGAACAGGTCGGCATCCAAAAATCAGTAAACAATGAACCCGCTCGGTTCACCCTCCCAGTTACGAGGCGCTCCAATGGAAACTACAGCTGTGAAGCCAAGGTGGAAGACAGTAACACCATCAGACCTCAGTTAAGCAACAGCATTCAGTTTAAAGTAATAG TACCTCCTGTTGGAACATATATTGCGACTGATGCTAAAAATGACGCACTTGTTCTCTTTGAGGGAGACCAGCTCACCCTTCACTGTGAAGTAGTGAATGGCACCCACCTCTCTTATGATTGGTTCTTCAATATGCAACCAGTTTTGCACAAGTTTATCAGGAACAGGTTGCTAATTGATCATGTCAAGACCAACCAATCAGGGGACTACTATTGTGTAGCAAGAAACCAGgttaatgaaacaaacaaatataacaCTGCGAgcaacacagtcacagtcacgATCAAAG TGCGAGTGTCTAAACCGGACATCTCATATACAGTCACTAAAGAAAACTTGATTTACCAAGCCCATATACTATGCAAGTCAGTCAGAGGAACTCCACCGGTCACCTTCATCCTTGTCAAGTTTAACAGAAGCCTCCAGAACAAAAGTACAGAGGCACTGAACAGTACCTTCACTGTGCAAATCGCTCTGAATCAACACATGGGGGATTTTCACTGCAGAGCAGACAATGGGGCAAAGAGTGAGGTGTTTAGTGAACCTTTAATGATGGAAGTAG TTCCAGTGGGGGGTCCCGTGACACTGCAGACTGAGCACTTCTTGCATGAAAGCTTCAGGGTGCTGGGGATAATACTCACCTGCTCCGTGGAGAGAGGGTCCTTCCCCCGGTACTTCTGGTTTTTAAATGAATCGCAATTGGAGGAGAAGGGCGATTTTCACTCAACCATGGAGAAGGGCCGAACCCTCGTGCTGTCCCATATCAACCCACAAAACACAGGCTCCTATCACTGCGAGGCCCGCGACAGCTTCGACGACACTCACCGGATAAGAAGCCAACCGCAGGTTGTCAAAATGAAAG AATTTTTCTTCACTGAAGTCATTGCTCTGGTGTTCTGCTGCTACTTCCTCCTGTTGCTTCTGTTGGCTGCATGCTGCATCTACATGTCAAGATACA GGACAGCAAGGAACAGCAGGAATAGCAG TAAGGAGCCGGAGGAGCCAAAGATGAAGTCAGTGTCTGAGACCCAG CTTGAAGAAGATTCTATAACTTACTCAGAAATGAGAGAAGCAACCAAAATGTGA